A stretch of bacterium DNA encodes these proteins:
- the acpS gene encoding holo-ACP synthase, whose protein sequence is MPISGTGIDIVEISRIKKLMEKDERLKGRVFTKNEIRYCEKKRKKYHHYAVRFAAKEAVWKALGKGGVGFKNIEIRNRSNGQPQVYLKGKRLDPLKILVSLTHSRDYAVAQAIVVE, encoded by the coding sequence ATGCCAATTTCTGGCACGGGCATAGATATAGTTGAAATCAGTAGAATTAAGAAGTTAATGGAAAAAGATGAGCGGTTGAAGGGCCGCGTATTTACTAAGAACGAAATCAGGTATTGTGAGAAGAAGAGGAAAAAGTATCACCACTATGCAGTTCGCTTTGCTGCCAAGGAAGCTGTTTGGAAGGCGCTGGGAAAAGGAGGTGTGGGTTTTAAAAATATAGAGATTAGAAACAGGTCGAATGGTCAGCCGCAGGTTTATCTGAAAGGTAAGAGGCTGGACCCTTTAAAAATTTTGGTTAGTCTAACCCACTCTCGTGACTATGCGGTTGCCCAGGCGATAGTGGTTGAATAG